A window of the Aspergillus flavus chromosome 6, complete sequence genome harbors these coding sequences:
- a CDS encoding putative pla2g4b (phospholipase A2 protein family): MASGTVDSAIAELLSTFNELNSHVVEELSEEPSPLEFMRFVARNTPFVVRGGASSWKACQEWNSAYLLKALKDQTVNVAVTPYGNADAPTRHPDHESPVFAKPHYEDQPFDTFLEYVVRHETDPNFPQDAEVRYAQTQNDNLRDEYMSLYSDVQKDIPFARIALDKAPDAVNLWIGNSKSVTAMHKDNYENIYVQVLGRKHFVLFPALCYPFVNEKPLQPATYVRTEDGLVLQMDENDEPVPFPIWDPDRPSENTTPFSQYAQPLRVTLNPGDMLYLPAMWYHKVSQSCTEEDEGFVLAVNYWYDMEFSGPLFPSSAFIRDISLANTSQATQRSDV, from the exons ATGGCATCGGGAACCGTAGATTCCGCGATTGCTGAGCTCTTGTCCACTTTCAATGAGCTTAACAGTCATGTTGTGGAGGAACTGAGCGAGGAACCAAGTCCTCTCGAGTTTATGCGCTTTGTGGCACGCAACACGCCATTTGTGGTTCGGGGCGGCGCCTCCTCTTGGAAAGCTTGTCAAGAATGGAACTCGGCCTATCTTCTCAAGGCCCTTAAGGATCAGACCGTCAATGTCGCTGTCACCCCTTACGG TAACGCCGATGCTCCCACACGACATCCCGACCACGAGTCCCCTGTGTTTGCCAAACCCCACTACGAAGATCAACCATTTGACACGTTCCTAGAATATGTTGTCCGCCATGAAACGGACCCCAACTTTCCCCAGGATGCTGAAGTGAGATATGCCCAAACAC AGAATGATAATCTTCGTGATGAATACATGTCCCTGTATTCGGATGTTCAGAAAGACATCCCATTTGCAAGAATTGCACTTGACAAAGCACCGGATGCTGTCAATTTGTGGATAGGCAACTCCAAATCTGTTACAGCCATGCACAAGGACAACTACGAGAACATCTATGTCCAAGTTCTCGGGAGGAAGCattttgtcttgtttcccGCTCTCTGTTATCCTTTTGTCAATGAAAAACCCCTGCAGCCTGCAACGTATGTTCGCACCGAGGATGGACTCGTCCTCCAGATGGATGAGAACGATGAACCCGTTCCCTTCCCCATTTGGGACCCCGATCGGCCTTCCGAGAACACCACTCCATTCTCTCAGTATGCCCAGCCTCTCAGGGTCACTCTGAACCCGGGAGATATGCTATATCTACCAGCAATGTG GTACCACAAGGTCTCACAATCCTGtacggaagaagatgagggcTTTGTGCTTGCTGTTAATTACTG GTATGACATGGAATTCAGTGGACCGCTTTTCCCCTCGTCGGCGTTCATCCGTGATATCAGCTTAGCAAACACGTCACAAGCAACGCAGAGATCTGACGTatga